Genomic segment of Gallus gallus isolate bGalGal1 chromosome 28, bGalGal1.mat.broiler.GRCg7b, whole genome shotgun sequence:
TAGTCCGCCATGCCTCGGCCACCGCGCGccacagcgccccctggcggcaGCGCGGGGCAGCGCGCGAGACCACCGTTGCCATGGCAGCGTCGCTCCCGGTCCGGGCGCTGAGGTAAAAACCGTTACAACTCCAAATCGCCCGGCCCCAACCCGCACCTcgaccccaaccccaacccgcCGTGTCCCACTCCGAGCAGACCGAGTCTGAATCACTGCCGCTTGTTTTAAGGCGCCGGGGTGAGTGAAGGTGGGCggctgctgcatgctgctgtcAGTTCTACCCTCTACCCTTGTGTTTCACATTTAATccacagttctgtttttatgtATAAACAATGCATCCTcttgtattttcagtgtaaaaGCCATATATGGACCTGCATATATGTACGCTGTCTGTGAAGCCCACCTGCTGCTGCAAAGGCACAGTCGTGTGGCTCAGTGCTGTAACATGAGGCTCTGCGTGCACACAGAGACAGGTGAGTGATGCTGGATAAGAGCCGTGAGTAGCCAGAGTAGAGATTTGATGAAGTGCTGCTATTATGGCTCTTTGCAGCCCGTGGAATAGGGAAGCCGGTTACTTGATCCTCTGCTTTACCTGAACCTCATTGTTGCAGCTTTTAATATCTCAATATCCAGGCCACCTATAAAGGTGACTTTGAGGAAAGAATGATGGGACAAGAGTCAGCGTTCAGAGACAGGAATGGGCAACAAGCAAACCATTTTCACTCCAGAGCAACTGGATGCATATCAGGTACAAAACAAACTAAATGAGTCTTAAGACAGAACACTGAATAAtggtgttgctgttgtttgtttttttttctaacaatctctttaaaaattactAAGTAAGAGCGTTGAATTACAGGGAAGATTTTAGTAAGATACTTTAGTAAGGTTCTTATATCAAGAAAGGTTATAAAGTATTCCTAATTgcatacaaaaagaaagagtGTGAATGGTTGGCCACAGTATCATTCAATTTGAGTCACTGTAGTGGAAGAGTCAGGGCCGATGAGTGCTAAAATCTGTCATTACATATGATGTCTTATTTCATAGGACTGCACATTCTttacaaggaaagaaattctGAGGTGAGTCTTGTGTGTATGTTCTGTGTGTAAAATACAGAGATTGCTACAAAATAGATTATATAAAAGATgaagtacatttaaaaataattttaaaatgcatttatacaAAATAAGTCATACATTGGAAAATCtgagcttctttctttctttctctctttctttcttttcttctttctttctttctttctttctttctttttttttttttttttttttttttttttttttttttttaatgtataaaagCTATCTATGCAGTCTATCATGAATTGAGCCAGAGTTTTAATTTTCCGTGAAGGTAGCAGTCTCTATGCCATAAATGTAACAAGGCACATTTGAGTGTATATTTTGCTGCTGACATCCATGTTCCCCTCAGTTTGTTTTAGGACAAGTGCTTCGAACATACTGCTGTACCTTGGGACATGTTGCCTGTTTTAAGAAATCGTTAATGATtgcatcaatttttttttttcacatttccttcATGTGAATAATTCGCAGTGGTTACTCTGAGGTGCTTTCTTCTCAGAGCCTTCGTGAACTTCATCAAATACTCCATTTACTCTCTGGCCAAAGGATCTGCCAAAGGCAGGTTTGGTATTCTGTTCTTATAGGACTAAGACTTGTCACTTAAAATAACTCTTTGGTTTCTGCACCTCTCAAATGGTCATCAGGCATTCCTTGCTAATTTCTCTAAAGCATGGAGCATGAATAACAACTTTGATATCTATGTATGAACTAAATattgaataaaatatgaaaaattctGTAGTAACTGAAATTCAGATCTGCCTTTCCTTGCAGTAAAGAGGCCAGAGCCATAAGTGTGTCATGAATATGACATTTATTATTGATAAGAATCCCTTTTAAAATTCTATCCTATTGTTTTGTTGATAACAGCTATGAATGGGAtcctcacacacacaaagggatgaagaaaacagcaagctGGCAAAGTAATAATACATTCAGATGACTATGCATACATTCTGTCTCCTGAACCTGGCTGCTATGGAAAAAAACGAGATACTTGTGGTGAATAAAAACCTGTtaagtatttctgaaagcacGAGGGCTTTGTATTTATCACCAGTTACACTATGTCACTTTTTTAATGTTGTCTCTTTCACTAACATCTACTACAGAGTATGATAAATGTCATTCAGGGATGGACGCCATCCCTCTGGTAAAGGATGCAGAGTATGAAGAACAGACAAGGCGAACACATTGTTCTCAAAGGTCTAAATAACTTGTTCCCTAAATgagccttcctttctctttcagactGTTCTACAAATACCGAGATCTGGCCCCACAGCTCGTCCCACTCGACTACACCGATAAACCAAACGTGACACTTCCCTATGAGCTCATTGGCAGCATGCCAGAGCTGAAGGTACAGAGCAAGGAGCACAGCTAGAATCAAGTGACACCGTTCAGTTTAATCTAccatttttaataattcatcCAGTACTAATTACTAAGGggatgaaatacaaataaattttGCTTACTAAAGTCAAGCCTTTCTGGAAACTTCTAATGATTTCCTGAAAACACCCTGAAATTGCACAGAGGTTaaagaaggcagcagctgtgcctcaTAGATTAGACAAAAACATAATAGCAGAAGAAGGAGTATTTGACTGACAAAAAGGGGTTACAACAAAAATTAATGTGCACCAGTTTTCTTAtctgcactgaaataaatgctGATAAAGATGACCttccctcagtgctgtgctctgtttcCCAGGACAATCCGTTCCGCCAGCGGATAGCAGAGGTTTTCTCAGAGAGCGGAGATGGCAATATGACTTTAGATGATTTTTTGGACATGTTTTCTGTGCTGAGTGAGATGGCTCCCAGAGACTTAAAGGCTtattatgcttttaaaatttatggtgagtgacacaggcaaacaaaaacaaaacaaaaacaaaaatagtaaaGGTTGAGGAAAAGCTAGAGCTGCGTGCAGGAATGCAAAATAATCCATTTTGTGACTGTAATGGTTTCTAGTTAGCTATGTTTTAATACAGCGTTTCTCTCTGTGTTACACTGGAATGCCCACTCTTTCTCCTAGAAACTGCTGGTCCCTATTATCCTGTTGTCTCTTATTTATTTGGGATTAGGATTTACCAAAAAATTCACAACCTGGAAGTATCTGCAGCTTTCAAGAATTGATAAAGCATTTAAGAAACAGTTCTGTCTGAGAAGCGGCTTTGAAAAGTGTAAGGGAAGGGATTTGGCTGCCCATGAAGCAGAGGGGTTTGGGCTGGGTTTGGCTGTGTGGGAGTTCACTCCTCCAGCAGTGTTCTCCAAGGgcatgtttattttgttttcacagtgcAATTTTTTGTTACTTTCCTCAGGATCAGCCAAAGCCAAACAGTgtaacagacaaaaacaaaacaccccacaaccaactgaaagaaaacaaaaacccacaaaacaactttaaaaaataattaaatagtaCATGAATCAGCAAAGTCTGTAAGTGAACCCCCACCAAAGCTGGACAGCCCATTATCTTCCCTTAACTTCTGCTATTCCGTGCCTCTAGTTCAGTAGTGCTCATTTGCTAGAATGATTTAATGATGGCTTGACTATGATTAACCACTGCACTATTTATGATTGTTACCTTTGGTACGACAGGGAGACGTGAGgctaagatttttattttgttgttacaTTCTTATACAAATACACAGAACTTCCTTTCTCATTTGAACGttctaaaacaaatacattacTAGCCTGGAAACCAAACCCTTCCTATTACGTCTTGGCAGTCAGCCCTGTGAAGTACTGTTTTTTCTCACTTtgaattctttttgtttcttctgacaGATTTTAACAATGATGATTACATATGCAAATCAGATTTGGAGAAAACTGTTAACAAATTAACCCGCAACGAACTCACCCCAGAAGAAGTTAGCCTTGCATGTGAGAAGGTGATTTACGAAGCTGATCTGGACAACGATGGAAAGCTTTCTTTGGAAGACTTTCAGCATATGATAATTCGAGCTCCGGATTTCCTCAGGTAATATTTGATTTCAGTTTATAACACCCAACTGTTCTGCTGGAAGCTGTGAAACACACATTTTGGCTGCTCAGCAGTTACAAATCTCTGCTCTTCCCCAGCAGTTTTGGTACATTTGCCCACCACAAATACTGGGAAAACACATGCATGAGAAAGCATGAAGGCTTGTATTTCACTATTGCTTTTTGAACCTCCTGTGTCCTTTTTACACGATTAAAACTCCTAGTAACTGAAAAAGTTAATATTAGCACTCAGGCTCCATTGATAAACATCTGAGATTAGCTCATTCAATGCATAACATAGTCCAAGCATGCTTTCTGATGCATTTCTTACGTAAAAGAGCATTCCAaatcttgtatttatttaatgaaaaattcttTGCAAGTGATTTCAAAAATAGTTTCCAACTTAAACTACAGTTCTAGGATTAATTACAATGAATCCCTTTGAATGGAGTGAAGTGATATGTAAGTgatctttgcttccttttttaacAGCACATTTCACATTCGAATCTGAACATAGCAAAACATAAAGATGAAAGTGCTCCTTCTTGAACAGTTTCTGGAAACGGAATCAGTCAGAGAACTCTCTTATTTACCTCTTTAAAAGGGACGGTTCATCTTTATTGAATTTTCCCCATGGTTTCACAAAAGGTGTGTTTCTGTAAAATTGTCTGTTCCCACCTCCTTCCCTCACTAGAGCAGTGATgtggaaaaaagaatattttttaagttcAGGTACCACCAGGTAGGAGGCTGTATGAAATTATAGCTTCTTAAACAAAGATCCTATGAAAATACCCTGTATCTGTTAAAAACCCCTCATTGTTACAGACTCATGCTGCATGCAGGAATCTCCATACTGTTCCTACTGAACTACTCCTTTTCCCCCGAGACACAGATAGCCCTAGGTTTAAGAAAACATGATGCTGCATACAGAACTTAGTTTTCCTTAGAAAACACACAGTGAGAACGTGCTCAGCTCAAGTTCTGAGGTCCAGAGAATGCCACCTACTTCAAAAATAGATTCAAAAACATGATGGTGAATCTAAATTGTGTAACCAACTCCTCCGATGTCCTTTAACAATCTTAACAAATGATTCAGTCAATCAGCTGGCTCACGTATTCTCCTAGTGTGTCACAGAAGCCTGATACAGGTTCTAAGATGGATAAAGGGAAGATTTATTCAAAATTTACAAGGAAAACTCAGtttaaacaacaaaaccagatCCTATCCCATGTTCTTGGCACTCTTCCCTTTTTTTGGCAATACACTGTTTTCCACAGAAGGATCTGTATGTATTAATGATGAACCGGACTGACAAACTAAATTTTTTAAGTTCTCTTTTCATAAGAAGTTTATTTATGCAGTGCTCAGGGTCCTGTACAGAGTAAAAACATACATACTGTAATAAACAACAGTTCTGTCTTTTATACAAACATCAAAATCAATGAGAAGTGTTTAAGAAAGCAGTGGTAATGTGGGAAAGGAGGCAGCCAGAAGTGGTCCTTCTAAACATAGTTTACAGTTGCTTATTAAAATATTGGGATACGTAAAGTTCCCCTCAGAACGAAGTCATGGGTCCCAACTCAGGCTCAGCTTAGAGCACGATTCCTgcagaggctggagagcagcctgcTGCACTTTGATCAgctacagaagacaaaaaactCCAAGCATCAGTGAAAGAAATGGGTCAAAGAATAAGGCAGCCTGAAATAATCAGACTGCACATTACTATTAATGTTCAATCGAACAGATCTTTATTTCATCTATAAATGAAGACACAAGTTAGTCATCATTCTTTCCCAACCCCTGTGAACTTCCAGCAGAAATGGAGACCATTCTTTCAGCAGTCATTTgtccatttcctctccagcATAACCTCCATCCATTTCATgttcaagaaaacaagaaatccCAGCAGCTTTTGAGCATGAGCATCAGCCGAACCACCACCACAACAATAAAACCCTTTACAGTTCTCAGTAAGATGATTACTATCCCACACCAAAGGAGACCAAACAATTTCCAGCAGCAGTAATGAGACTTACAATAATCCATAGGATTTATAAATCTGAGGCTGAAAGTCTGATGGTAGCATGAGGCTCTGATGTCATGGAACATGAGATGTGCCTATCAGCACAGGAACTAGACAGACAATGTCAGCACTGAAACAGCACTTCCACCATGCACTGACAAATCAGCTGACAGCTCTACACCCGAAAGGGTGAAATCTATCCAGCATACTGCAACCAGCCTCAAAAATAAGGTCAACCACAGAATTCTATGATCCTCATTAAagtaaaggaatttgagaacatGCTCAAAAATGGGTTTGTTTCTCTACAAACCAAGTGTTAACTGATTACCTGGCATTTTAGTGGTATTTAGACATAGAAAATGTGTGGCAAGCACATTCTCAGCTTTTCAGATCtacttacatttctgttttataaatTCTGTATCCAATTTCAGATTTGTTCAGCCTTAGTTAACGAAAGCTTACATATAAATGCATTCCTGTATTCAATGACACAGTACCTTTTCTGAACATTGTGTTTTTGTAACATCCATGcttaaaaaaacacaattaaATTACGTGATGGAAACATCAACTACATATTGTATTTATTCCATATTTGATGTCAGTATTTGGCAACACGTAGCCAAGCAGACATGCAACTGCAGTGTCTTTAGCCTTTCCCTGTCCTGTATTTGCATTTTAGATTTCACATTGTTTACACTGATTCAATTTCTGCATAGAGTCTGCATACTGTAGGAGTACAGTGATGACTGCAGGTCACAGTAACTGCACAAAACTTCCTGAGATTGGGCAATAACACAGTTGTTCACTGAGCAAAACCAATCAGTTCCAAAAAGGAAATCATGCTGAAAGTTATATTATACTGACACAGGCAACAACCAGCCTAAGTCTGAACAAAGGTGTTCACAGACAGTTAGCTTTTAATGCAAAAGAGTAATGTAAGATTTAGCAAATGGAGGctgaaaaatgatttcatttgTAAGTTAATATGGTATTTATTTCCTATCTCAAGACAAACTATTTAGATGCTGTCGATGGGCAAGACCCACTGTCACGGTGGACAGCCTTGTGACACCAGGGCAGACGAACCACTGATTTTCCCAGTCACCTCCTGAAGTGACTGCAATGTCTGACTACATTAAAGGAGGTGGTTGGATGTGAGACAATCCACATGTACCACTAAGCCAGAAACAAAACACGGAGCAGATCTGCTTTGTGCAGGAGAACAGCATTAGACCATTCCTTAAGCACCTCCCCAGCTCCGCACCAGCAAGTCCCTGAAGCAGTCTTCTATTCTTAAAAAACCCCATTCTTATCTCAGGCTAACAGCATTGCTTGTCCAGTCTACAGCTCTGTAGGAGCTACCTTTTGAAGCACCAGAATGTTCTTCAGTGCCTTCAATGTGATCATATCCTACCTATACATCTGCATGTCATTTACTATGGTGCACTGTCAGCAAGTCCTCACACTATAAAgccacaagcaaacaaaacaaacattacAAGGTTCTGCTTAGAGGAAGGTTTCACATATAAATTTAATAATGAAGAGAGCTCATTTTATTCTGctggctattaaaaaaaaatttggtggcatttaaaatgcattttttaagcTAGTAACTTACACAgcacaatttcctttttcttttagaaaagcagGCAGTATTCCTGTTGAGCTCAGTTGCATGCTGCAGATAAGTTTAAAAATCTCTCAGATTTATAATTAACTCCAGTAACACTTAGGAGTGCTCCTCTGAGGCCAAGGTAGATTACcagaaaattgaagaaaacCAAACTGGTAAGTAAATTCATTAACTTCAAAGTGAGCTTTAATTTTATCCTTAAGTGCAGTTTTAAATGTAAACAAAGCAGCACGTTAACAATTCCAGTGAGTTGCAGGACACAGCTGATATGTTCGTTTGGGTTAAATATACCATAACTCCAATTACTGACAGCAGACTTCTAAGTAGATTGCTCTTACTGGCTCCTTTTATTAATCTAATTAGTCAGGCTTACAGCCTCTCAAATGAGAGCAATTAGTTACCTAGGTGCTTTACTAGGCTGTTACATTTTATACAATGGAATGTAATAGACTGTGTTtataagaataaatatttccactGAGGACTAAACATCCTTTGCATTGATGCATGCTATTAACAggtttgctgctgcttgaaGTCTGAAATGATCAATACATGGCAGCAGAGCAAATTTCACCTTTAAAGtctgttttcagaaagtgtTCGTATGTGCaacatttatttgcatatgtGAGCAAGTGTGCATAAGAACACACGACTGGAAGCAGTGCAATACATTTTCTTGTCACAATTTCTAACTAGCTACTACATCATGACAGATCGGGGGCCATTTTCAACTAGGGAAGGAAATGCTGTTCCCTGGGCTGTTCAGTGTTGGGTACGTGTCCCCGTGAGCTGTCTCTCTAAAAGCAGactgcagaacagctgcagctctcctgttGGATGTGTGGACCATTTAATTAAGTGTGGTCATCTGTAACATGGATAAAGGGATTCCTGGCAGTAAGGAACCATCGCTCTTACAGCACACTTGGCTTCTTCTAAAAAAATAGAGATTCCTTGGAATTTTTTTGGACTCCAGTTCTACTCATGGATTGTCTACAATAACACAGCATTAAGAACAGCAGATCAAAGAATCGCCTCTGTAGTAGCAA
This window contains:
- the CIB3 gene encoding calcium and integrin-binding family member 3 isoform X1 encodes the protein MGNKQTIFTPEQLDAYQDCTFFTRKEILRLFYKYRDLAPQLVPLDYTDKPNVTLPYELIGSMPELKDNPFRQRIAEVFSESGDGNMTLDDFLDMFSVLSEMAPRDLKAYYAFKIYDFNNDDYICKSDLEKTVNKLTRNELTPEEVSLACEKVIYEADLDNDGKLSLEDFQHMIIRAPDFLRLQEREIP
- the CIB3 gene encoding calcium and integrin-binding family member 3 isoform X2: MGNKQTIFTPEQLDAYQDCTFFTRKEILRLFYKYRDLAPQLVPLDYTDKPNVTLPYELIGSMPELKDNPFRQRIAEVFSESGDGNMTLDDFLDMFSVLSEMAPRDLKAYYAFKIYDFNNDDYICKSDLEKTVNKLTRNELTPEEVSLACEKVIYEADLDNDGKLSLEDFQHMIIRAPDFLSTFHIRI